A single region of the Theileria annulata chromosome 4, complete sequence, *** SEQUENCING IN PROGRESS *** genome encodes:
- a CDS encoding uncharacterized protein (Tap349h10.p1c.C.cand.164 - score = 119.42), with amino-acid sequence MKITYKLILINLFLSIKLKADCIWYLENPNEHQSQSIQNQSSNQNHNLGTNSIISPNNTVNSNSNINSGVTNKPQNPNNTVNPNDIQDGIIVNKTLLGGVHAEADSTFKAVGTGGFRKYDASNALTLGGGYWCSEHDLMNDRIVKWTVTLKTDAVLRGLKIFWQYLPQYVSIWISKGDDDNFIQVLPFQSCENIEREQELVFPRKIRAKRVQIQMKGQVNGYFGITFVQFIGEENPIFRIQSGITSFEDMCLQIDSTNEVVLDSCITAISKFDYNDIYNPITNMCMTLEDNVETDGGTIRMLPCKNEKGEDYTDGRNSWTFTSNNQMRLRRPGNLCLSQKGSSAGMANVALNKIAKSNFSIMNMEENAAEKALDGNAKSFWSSRKFKVNDQRVVDFIIDLQDSYKLQTLKIIWQFPALSYNIFTRVDESDWTLAKNVGANTLKTTIDYLNDKLVQYIKIQLNAPNPDYAINGYIRDSEGFVQYGIANISAYTNKLKTIVEPCDTAKSSKDARDKYFLESVYQVDLSKTLPLKRAEARIEEIVKTIEGKVSELEKLTAKISKCKNKHESQVLKNCLKLVSFFTSLILSIDVHMSSVRPVMSDERVFSDCIYIKNLGENKPSGFYDIEPPCYNQKLRVYCDMYTGSSYYVSTVEDETLIGLSNVIDECSKYGLRPFHLQHEKQLESLSVMLKTMEVPAGTIIPVAVKVGDSLRSLDLVVDVSKYVNLENLKDGNILGVTPEGVELFDGRDKDMSGIICSTNFSSVRPPEKIPTLACNSRISDDSDLPTKPGSKFDVKCPQNCHETDENYEVEGGKDGLYSFNSSVCLAAVHAGEYDNKSSLQVEIVSSPGELDGFFQNGINSASVSTTLGESAFRVKRVENKCKFKKGKKVIKHFKMKLTSNPHNTNNINNVVKTDEKPSEKESKKEKEKEENKDNVNPTDKEKAQDNNKTIVDSNKNNDKEEDDSEDFEEPDDKLEEIPPIIEVNQPKKSKHYNLMPSEMSTGEAIHSLVTHIYSQNTKGSPVFLNLFRDHTGLILANTRDLIKKADLKKIPGQSMFVNLDHRVEHMGNSIQVIASQLSYKRQMMTQKIDKLTREKNLHSSFESFSLLKTSQESLFSIFTVETTSATKGYPTWVMSELNVKNSTELTISQMSQIIPPNNTIAGSYLVLKDKKFYDFIFSASVYAGSAGSLGLAFRMVDMNNYYLLQMKQSNGGFKRLIRVVDGEPYELARVEDGGYIEEVWYHVRIETRQSRLMISVVQGEDEIFDTPNAVIDVIDATHSSGTVALYTGKVSFAHFKRFNVEALSCLRYDSPPIPPEPPFCSIFKEDFLSNFSHNWSVYNSKGEWRFEKDLMGEPNVIANTLSLGVQEEIDPTIAVLKNHKSCTYGIFSASVLIQSDFGTAGLVFRFHNAGEFVLLEISPKYSALKQMHQGTFTTITETNLRGISLNEWTSLSVSFNDDLITVSMGGTFGSDLIFLNVRTVHELKPGGSVGLASLNCSGVAFSNISLKPIYKHNQGLITDSSSKVDNEAEGVKEEGSKKCLEVDRRSECGKISPENLEACEQNFCSFCCQTHYNDKDAQSVCEEQCSKQNEKVLMIQKYLDQLWFNCSGTEFIEKHCKDKDCKGELICL; translated from the exons TTTGGCAATATTTACCTCAATATG tttcAATTTGGATTTCTAAAGGTGATGATGATAACTTTATACAAGTTTTGCCATTTCAATCGTGCGAAAACA TTGAGAGAGAACAAGAGTTAGTATTTCCAAGAAAAATAAGAGCAAAGCGAGTACAGATTCAGATGAAGGGCCAAGTTAACGGATATTTTGGAATTACATTTGTGCAATTCATAGGTGAAGAGAACCCAATTTTCAGAATACAATCAGGAATAACGTCATTCGAa GACATGTGCTTACAAATAGATAGTACGAATGAAGTGGTATTGGATAGCTGTATAACCGCAATTTCGAAGTTTGATTACAATGAT ATTTATAATCCAATAACAAACATGTGCATGACACTAGAAGATAATGTTGAGACTGATGGAGGCACCATAAGGATGCTTCCAtgtaaaaatgaaaaggGTGAAGATTACACTGACGGGAGGAATTCTTGGACCTTTACCTCAAATAATCAAATGAGACTAAGAAGACCTGGAAACCTTTGCCTATCACAGAAGGGTTCATCGGCAGGCATGGCAAATGTGGCGCTCAACAAAATCGCAAAAAGTAACTTTTCAATCATGAACATGGAGGAAAACGCAGCTGAAAAGGCCCTGGACGGAAATGCAAAAAGCTTCTGGTCCTCAAGAAAGTTCAAAGTTAACGATCAAAGAGTTGTGGACTTTATCATAGACCTGCAAGATAGTTATAAGCTCCAAACgcttaaaattatttggcAGTTTCCAGCACTGAGTTATAACATCTTCACAAGAGTAGATGAGTCTGATTGGACTTTGGCCAAAAACGTCGGGGCAAACACGCTGAAGACCACAATTGActatttaaatgataagCTTGTACAGTATATCAAAATACAACTTAATGCTCCCAATCCTGATTATGC CATTAATGGTTATATTAGAGATTCCGAAGGATTTGTCCAGTACGGAATAGCGAATATTTCAGCTTACACAAATAAACTAAAGACTATAGTAGAACCATGTGATACTGCAAAAAGCTCAAAAGATGCTAGGGACAAGTATTTCCTGGAGTCTGTGTATCAGGTGGATCTCAGTAAAACACTTCCACTTAAGAGGGCAGAGGCACGAATAGAGGAGATAGTAAAGACAATTGAAGGAAAAGTTTCAGAACTTGAGAAGTTAACAGCAAAAATCTCAAAGTGCAAAAACAAACATGAAA GTCAAGTCTTGAAAAATTGTCTCAAGTTGGTTAGTTTCTTCACCAGCCTAATTCTTTCCATAGATGTTCACATGTCCAGTGTTAGGCCCGTAATGTCAGATGAAAGAGTATTTTCAGattgtatttatataaaaaactTGGGTGAGAATAAACCCAGTGGTTTTTACGATATAGAACCTCCGTGCTATAACCAAAAACTGAGAGTTTACTGTGATATGTACACTGGATCGTCATACTACGTTTCTA CTGTTGAGGATGAAACCCTGATAGGCCTATCGAATGTTATTGACGAATGTTCAAAGTACGGACTACGTCCGTTTCATCTTCAACACGAAAAACAGTTAGAGTCACTTTCAGTCATGCTAAAAACGATGGAAGTACCTGCGGGTACCATAATCCCAGTAGCTGTAAAGGTTGGAGATTCCTTGCGATCACTGGACCTGGTTGTAGACGTCTCGAAATATGTAAACCTAGAGAATCTTAAAGATGGAAACATCCTTGGGGTAACTCCGGAAGGAGTTGAGTTATTCGATGGCCGAGATAAGGACATGTCAGGAATTATCT GCTCTACCAACTTTTCTAGCGTAAGACCTCCTGAAAAGATTCCAACCTTGGCGTGTAATTCCAGGATCTCTGATGATTCTGATCTTCCAACCAAGCCAGGCTCAAAGTTTGATGTTAAATGCCCACAAAACTGTCATGAAACAG ATGAAAATTATGAAGTTGAAGGAGGTAAGGATGGATTATATTCGTTCAACAGTTCGGTGTGTTTGGCGGCAGTTCATGCAGGAGAGTATGATAACAAGTCTTCGCTGCAAGTTGAAATAGTATCATCGCCTGGGGAATTGGACGGATTCTTCCAAAACGGAATCAATAGCGCAAGCGTCTCTACAACACTAGGAGAATCGGCATTCAGAGTAAAGAGGGTGGAAAATAAATGCAAGTTCAAAAAGGGAAAGAAAGTGATCAAACATTTCAAAATGAAACTGACCTCTAATCCACataataccaataatatcaataatGTTGTCAAAACTGATGAGAAACCAAGTGAGAAGGAAAGTAAAAAAGAAAAGGAGAAAGAAGAGAATAAAGATAATGTTAACCCTACAGATAAAGAAAAGGCTCaggataataataagaCCATTGTAGatagtaataaaaataatgataagGAAGAAGATGATTCAGAAGATTTCGAAGAGCCAGATGATAAATTGGAAGAAATCCCTCCAATAATTGAAGTAAATCAACCTAAAAAGAGTAAACATTATAATTTGATGCCAAGTGAGATGTCAACAGGTGAGGCAATTCACTCCTTGGTCACCCATATATATTCTCAAAATACCAAAGGCTCACCAGTTTTTCTAAACCTTTTCAGAGATCATACAGGACTA ataCTTGCGAACACAAGGGACTTGATAAAGAAAGCCGATTTGAAAAAGATACCAGGCCAG AGCATGTTCGTTAACTTGGACCATAGAGTTGAGCATATGGGAAATTCAATTCAGGTTATCGCATCACAACTATCATATAAAAGACAAATGATGACCCAAAAAATCGATAAA tTAACGAGGGAAAAGAATTTGCATTCTTCATTTGAGTCGTTTTCCCTGCTGAAAACAAGTCAGGAAAGTTTGTTTTCGATCTTTACTGTGGAGACAACGAGCGCAACAAAAGGTTATCCTACCTGGGTTATGAGTGAACTAAATGTTAAGAACAGCACGGAGCTGACGATATCTCAAATGTCCCAGATTATACCCCCAAATAACACAATCGCAGGTAGTTATCTGGTACTTAAGGACAAGAAATTCTACGATTTCATATTCTCAGCTTCAGTGTACGCTGGGAGTGCTGGGAGCCTGGGTCTGGCTTTCAGAATGGTTGATATGAACAATTACTATCTACTTCAAATGAAACAG AGTAACGGAGGGTTTAAGAGACTTATCAGGGTTGTTGATGGAGAACCTTACGAACTTGCCAGAGTTGAAGATGGTGGATATATCGAAGAAG tTTGGTATCATGTGAGAATCGAGACAAGGCAGAGCAGGCTTATGATATCAGTGGTTCAGGGTGAGGATGAGATTTTCGATACACCAAATGCTGTCATCGATGTGATAGACGCTACTCATTCTAGTGGAACAGTGGCACTCTATACTGGGAAAGTTTCTTTCGCTCATTTTAAAAGGTTCAACGTTGAGGCACTTTCTTGCCTCAGGTATGACTCACCGCCAATACCACCAGAGCCACCATTTTGCA GCATATTTAAAGAGGATTTTCTCTCAAATTTCTCACACAATTGGTCCGTTTACAACTCTAAAGGG GAATGGAGGTTTGAAAAGGATTTGATGGGAGAACCAAATGTAATTGCAAACACTTTAAGTTTGGGAGTTCAGGAGGAGATTGACCCTACGATTGCAGTGCTAAAAAACCATAAAAGTTGCACCTATGGAATATTTTCAGCTTCTGTTCTCATTCAGTCTGATTTTGGTACTGCTGGGCTTGTGTTCAGGTTCCATAATGCTGGAGAATTTGTCCTGCTTGAGATTTCGCCAAAGTACTCCGCATTAAAACAGATGCATCAGGGGACCTTTACCACAATCACTGAGACTAATCTGAGGGGAATATCACTCAACGAGTGGACTTCGTTGTCTGTGTCCTTCAACGACGACCTTATCACTGTTTCAATGGGTGGCACTTTCGGATCTGActtgatttttttaaacGTTAGGACGGTTCACGAACTTAAGCCTGGGGGATCAGTGGGACTTGCAAGCCTAAACTGTTCTGGCGTAGCCTTCTCCAACATTTCCCTTAAGCcaatttataaacataatCAAGGGCTAATTACTGATAGTAGTAGTAAAGTGGATAATGAAGCTGAAGGGGTGAAAGAGGAGGGATCGAAGAAATGTTTAGAGGTGGATCGAAGATCAGAATGTGGAAAGATTTCACCAGAGAATCTAGAGGCGTGCGAGCAAAACTTTTGTAGTTTCTGTTGTCAGACTCATTACAATGATAAGGACGCACAATCGGTGTGTGAGGAACAGTGTTCAAAACAGAACGAAAAGGTTTTGATGATCCAAAAATATTTGGACCAGCTTTGGTTTAACTGTTCTGGGACTGAGTTTATAGAAAAGCATTGTAAGGATAAAGATTGCAAGGGTGAGTTAATCTGCTTATAA